The DNA sequence CGATGATCGCCTGGTTGATCGCCTCCTGGGCCATGAACCGCCCGTACGGGATCTTCGCGGCGTCGATCACCTCGACGTGCGGCGGCAGTTCGTCGAGCAGGTCGCGCGGGCCGAGGCGGTCGGCGATGACCACGTCGGCCTCGGCGAGGAGGCGGCGGCCGCGCACCGTGATCAGGTCCGGGTCGCCGGGACCGCCGCCGACGAGCGCGACGCCGGGGGCGCGGGTGCGGTGGTGCGGGGCGGCGAGGGTGCCGTCGCGCAGGCCCTCGACAATGGCGTCGCGGATGGCGGCGGAGTGCCGGGGGTCGCGGCCCTGGGAGGTGGTGGTGAGGACGGCGACGGTCACGTTCTCGCTGCGGCCGGTGGCCGGGGTCCAGGCGGTGGCGGCCTCGGCGTCGTCGGCCCGCACGCACCAGGTGCGGGTGCGCTCGGCCTCCGCGGAGGCGGCGTCGTTGGCCGTGGTGTCGGAGGAGGCAATCAGGGCGTACCAGGTGTCGGCGAGGTCGCCGTCCTGGTAGCGGCGGCGCTCCCAGCGGATCTCCCCGGCGTCCGCCATCGCCTCGACGGAGGGCGTCGCGGACGGGGAGACGAGCGTGATGACGGCCCCGGTGGCGATGAGCTGCGGCAGCCTGCGCTGGGCGACCTGTCCGCCGCCGACGACGACGACGCGGCGGCCGTGCAGGCGCAGGCCGACGGGGTACGCGGGGTGGTCGACGCGGTCGGCGTGACCTGCGTGCTCGGCGTGGTCTGCGTGCTCGGCCATGACGGTACGGGCTCCTCGGGCGGGTGCTGCGTAGGGGCCGCTGCGGCGGTGGAGCGGCTGTGACGTGCGGAAAGCTCAGGTCTGGGTCGGGAACACGATACGGGGTGGGGGGCGCCTGCGGCGGGCCTGTCCCCTGCCCCCGCCCTTTCCTGACGGGGGCTCCGCCCCGGACCCCGCTCGTCGAACGCCGGAGGGCTGGGAAGGCACAGTGCGGCGGGGCAGGTGAGACGGGGGCGGAGGGGCGGGCGAGGCGAGGGCGTGGGGCCCTCGCCTCGCCTCCTGCTACTTCTCCGTCACGCCCGCCGAGTCGAACGTGGCCACCTCGTGCATCGCGCGTGCCGCGCTCTGCACGATCGGCAGCGCCAGCAGCGCGCCGGTTCCCTCGCCCAGCCGCAGGTCGAGGTCGACCAGCGGGCGCAGGCCCAGCTTGTTGAGCGCGGCCACGTGGCCGGGCTCCGCGCTGCGGTGGCCGGCGATGCAGGCGGCCAGCGCCTCGGGGGCGATGGCGCGGGCGACCAGGGCCGCCGCGCCCGCGCTCACGCCGTCCAGGATCACCGGCGTACGCAGGGAGGCTCCGCCCAGGAGGAAGCCGGCCATCGCCGCGTGCTCCAGGCCGCCGACGGCCGCGAGCACGCCGATCGGGTCGGCCGGGTCCGGCTGGTGCAGGTCGAGGGCGCGGCGGACGACGTCGACCTTGCGGGCGTGCATCTCGTCGTTGATGCCGGTCCCCCGGCCGGTCACCTCGGAGGCGTCGATCCCCGTGTACACGCAGATCAGGGCAGCCGACGCGGTGGTGTTGGCGATGCCCATCTCGCCGGTGAGCAGGGCCTTGTTGCCCGCCGCCACCAGGTCCCGGGCGGTTTCGATGCCCACCTCGATCGCGGCGAGGACCTCTTCCCGGGAGAGTGCGGGGCCCGTCGTGAAGTCCGCTGTTCCCGCGCGTACCTTGCGGGGCAGCAGGCCCGGGGTCGCCGGCAGGTCCGAGGCCACACCCACGTCCACGACACAGACCTCCGCGCCGACCTGGGCCGCGAAGGCGTTGCAGACGGCTCCGCCGCCCAGGAAGTTCGCCACCATCTGGGCGGTGACCTCCTGCGGCCAGGCGGTGACGCCCTGGGCGTGCACGCCGTGGTCACCGGCGAAGATCGCGACGGCCGCGGGCTCCGGGATCGGCGGCGGGCACATCCGGGAGAGCCCGGACAGCTGCGCGGAGATGATCTCCAGCATGCCGAGCGCGCCGGCGGGCTTCGTCATCCGCTTCTGGCGCTCCCACGCCTCGCCGAGCGCCTTCGCGTCCAGCGGGCGGATCGCGGAGATCGTCTCCTGGAGCAGGTCGTGCGGCTCGGCGCCGGGCAGCGCGCGTCGGCCGTACGTCTCCTCGTGGACGACCCAGGACAGCGGGCGGCGCTTGGACCAGCCCGCCTGCATCAGCTCGGGCTCCTCGGGGAACTCGTCGACGTAACCGACGCAGAGGTAGGCCACGACCTCCAGGTGCTCGGGGAGGCCGAGCGCACGGACCATCTCACGCTCGTCGAAGAAGCTGACCCAGCCGACGCCGAGGCCCTCGGCGCGGGCCGCCAGCCACAGGTTCTCCACGGCCAGCGCCGAGGAGTACGGGGCCATCTGCGGCTGGGTGTGCCGGCCCAGGGTGTGGCGGCCGCCGCGGGTGGGGTCGGCGGTCACGACGATGTTGACCGGGGTGTCGAGGATCGCCTCGATCTTCAGTTCCTTGAACTGCTTCGCCCGGCCCTTGGGCAGCGACTTGGCGTAGGCGTCGCGCTGGCTCTGGGCCAGCTCGTGCATGGAGCGACGGGTCTCCGCCGAGCGGATGACGACGAAGTCCCACGGCTGCGAGTGGCCGACGCTCGGCGCGGTGTGCGCCGCCTCCAGCACCCGGAGCAGGACCTCGTGCGGAATCGGGTCACCGCGGAAGCCGTTGCGGATGTCGCGACGCTCGCGCATGACCCGGAGCACCGCTTCCCGTTCGGCGTCGTCGTAACCGGGGGCGGGCGGGGTGAGCGGCTCGGCCTGTTCGGCGGTTTCCGCGGGTTCCGCGGGGTCGGCGGGGCTCTCAGGCCGCTGGGCCGCCTCGTCCCGCCGGGGAGCCTCGGCCGGGTGCGAGGCCTCGGTGGGCTGCGGCGCCCCGGTCGGTTCCTGCTGGTCGGCGGCCGGTGCCTGCTGGTCGGGCTCCGGGAGTTCGGGCGTCTCGATGACCTCGGGACCGGTGCCGTCCTCGGCGTCGGGCGCGGCCAGGTCGGCCGCTTCTGTCGCCGTTGCCCCGGCGGGCTCGACAGCGGGCTCGGCGGCGGGAGCCGGGGTGGCGTCCTGCCCCGTCACGGGGAGCTGCTGAGCCGTCGGCTCCTGCGCCTCCGCTCCCTCCGTCTCGGGCTCGGCGGACTCCACAGGCGCCACGGGCTCGACAGGCGCCACGGGCTCCGCCGACTCCACCGGCTCCGCGGCGACGGGCTCGGGCTGTACGGGCTCGGGTACGAGCGGCTCGGCCACCGGTTCCGCGGCGACGGCCTGGGGAGCCACGGCCTCCGGAGCGGGCACGACAGCTTCCGGCGCCGCGACGGCTGCCGGGCTCTCGGTCACCGGTGTCGCCGGGACCGGCTCGGGGGCCGGTTCGACGGGCCGCTCCTGCTCGGGCCCGACCACCGGTTCGGGCTCTACCACCGGCTCGGGCTGTACCACCGGCTCGACGACCGGCGTGTCCTGTGCCGGGGCCTGGGGTTCGGGGGTCACGGCCTCGGGTCCGGGGGTCGCGGCCTCCACCGGGACGGCCGGGGCCTCGGGCTCCTGGGCCACGGCGGCACCGTGCTGCGCCTCCACCGGCTCCGGCGTCACGGGCGCGGCCACCTCATCGGCCGGTGCCTGGGCGGGTGCTTCCGCCTGCGCTTCCGCCTGTGCCTCCGGCTGGGCCGCCTCGGGCTCCGGGATGACGACAGGGCCGGCGGGAGGCATCTCCACAGCGGCCGGCTCGGGGACGACCGTTTCTGCCGGGACGGCCTGCGGAACCGGCTCGGGCTGCGCACCGGCAGCGGGCTGCACCGGCTCCGCGGCCGGGGTGACGGAAACCGCTGTCGGAGCCGGCACGGCCACCGGCTCGGCCGGCTGGACCGGCTCTCCCGCCTCGACCACAGCCTCACCCTCGGACTGCTCAGCCACCACGGCCTCGGCCACGGCCTGTTCAACCACCGGCTGTTCGGCCTCGACCGGCTGAACCTGCTCCGGCTGCTGAGCAGTCTCGGCGGGCACAGGCTCGGCGGGCTCAGGCTCGGCGGGCGCCTGCTCCGCAACGGCCTGCTCCGGCTCCGGTTGCGGCGGCTGCGCGCCCCATGGCGCGCCGGCCTGCGGCGGGATCTCGCCCAGCTGCGGGCCGGGCAGGGCCGAGGGGTCCTCGGCCGGGACTTCGACGTTCTCGGGGCCGGCCGTCGGCGGGCCGGCGTGGCGTGCGGGGGCAGCGGTCCGGGTGGCCCCGGCGGGGCCCCGGTCGGCCAGCGAGCGCACGACGCCACCCTGCGTACCGCCGTACGTCGGGGCCTCGGCGGAGGCGGGGCCCCGGTGCAGCGGGCGGCGGGCGGGGGCCGCGTGCGCGCCTGCCGGTGCGGGCGCGGCCATGCGTACGCCGTTGAGGTCCACGGAGCCGGAATCGCGGCCACCGGACTCATGGGTGCTGTGCGTCGCGGCGGCGGGGGCCGCCTGCCCCTGCGGCGCGGGGGCCTGTTGGGGCTGCTGGGGCTGCTGGACGCCGTGCTCCGGAGCGGCGGGCTGCGCCACCGCGGTCTGCGCGGCGGGCGCGCCCTGCGCGGGGGCCGGGGTGGCCTGCGGGTCGCTCCAGGCGCCCTGAGAGGTCGGCATCAGCAGAAGGTCGTCGTCCTCGGGAGTGTGCTCGGAGGGGTCGAGGAAGGTGTACGCCTCCGGGGCGGGGACGCCCGGCTGCTCCACCATGCCTGCGTTCTCCGGCAGTCCCTCGCCCGGGATCTGGCCGGTGTCAGTCATGCGTACCCCTCGCCCATCGTCAGTGCTCCTTCGACCCTTCGCCCGGGACGCCGAACCACGGCACGCCGGTGCTCGTCATCAAGAACGAGCGGGCTCGCCGCGCGGCACGAAACGCCCGCGGGGCTTCCTATTCTCGCGGCCGTTCGCCTCCGCGACAGGCTGTTCTGCCACGGCTCACTGTGGACTGCGCCACGTTGCGCGTCCCCCGGGTGGTGCCGTACCACAGTGCGGACCAAAACAGTCCACTTTTCCGGACATTGACGAACGAAGCGACGAACGGCCGGGCGCGGTACAACAATCCGCCAGCCTACCTTCCGCACCGGGCCGGGCAGGTCAGGGGGCGAGGTCCGAACGGCGGCCGGACAGCAGGAACACGACCGATCTTTCGCGCTCGGTCCAGGCGGTGGTGTCCAGGTCCACGGACTGGAGCAGTGCGCACTCGACCGTGTAACCGTTGCCGGAGAGCGCCCCGCCGAGGGCCTCGGCCTCGTCCCGGGTCGAGGCGTGGGTCACGATGCGTTCGGGGCGGCGGTCGGCGACCGCGGTGGCCACCGGGGCTCCCCCGCCGCCGATCCGCACGACGTCCGGTTCGGGCAGCCGTTCCAGGACGTGCGGGGCCCGGCCGCGGACGACCTGGACGGGGACGCCGAAGGCGCGGGCGGCGGCCTCGGTGCGGGCGCAGGCGGCCGGATCGTCGTCCACGGCCAGGACGGCCGCGCCGAAGCGGGCCGCCTCGACGGCCAGGGCGCCGCTGCCGGAGCCGATGTCCCACAGCAGGTCGCCGGTGCGGGGGCCGAGGCGGGCGAGCTGGGCGGCGCGCAGGCCGGGGAACTCGCCCTCGCCGGACTCCTGCATCCGCTCGGCCCCGGCGGCCCGATAGGCCTCGGCGGGCAGGGCCCAGCCCCGTATCCCCTGGGGGTAGGCGGGCTGGCGGCCGGCGATCCAGGCGCCGGCTGCGGTGGTCTCGGGGCCGCCGCCGATGACGATGACGACGTTGGGGTCGCGCCAGGCGTGGTCGGCCGCCTTGTCGGAGGTGAGGACGGTGACGCGCTCGCGGGTGGTGCCGACTTCCTCGCAGATCACGAAGGTGCGGTGGACACCGTCGAGGAGCAGGGCCAGTTCGGCGGGTCCGGCTCCCGGTGAGGTGAGGACGGCGACCTTGTGATGGGCCCGGCAGACGTTGACCGCGCGGCGCAGGGTGCGGGGGTGGGCGACGACGACCTGGGCGTCGTCCCAGGGCATGCCGGCCCGGGCGAAGGCGGTGGCCACGGCGGAGACGGCGGGGACGACCTCGACCTCCAGGCCGTGTTCGCGGGCGCGCAGGGTGCGGACGACGCCGAAGAAGCCGGGGTCGCCGTCGGCGAGGACCACGGCGCTGCCGCGGTGGCCGGCGATCCTGCGGGCGGCGAGGTCGACGCTGCCGAGGCGGATGCGTTCGGCGTGCGGGGGCACTTCCGGCAGGGCGAGGTGGTGGGCGGCGCCGGCGACGAGCGTGGCGGCCGAGAGCGCGGCCGTGGCCGCTCTGGTCAGTGGCGAGCCGTCCCAGCCGATCACCGTGACCCGGTCGGCCATCGTCGTCTGTCTCCTGGGGTGTCGGGAGGAGCGGGGCATTGCCCGTGCGGTGCCGGGCAGGGGTGAGAGTACCTGGTCCGGACCTCGGTCTTCCGGGTGGCCTCGGGCTCTACTTCCAGTTGTTGTACGTGCCGTAGTCGCCGGCGTCGGCGAGCTGTTCCGCGACCCCTTCGAGATCCTCGGGGAGGAGGCCCCAGACGATCAGGTCGGTGCGGATGTCGGTCCAGCCGCCGTCGGTGCCGTTCTCGGTCCGGGTGCGGGCGATGCGGGCGTTGCGCAGGACGCCCTCGCTGATGCAGCCGAGCTTCTGGGCGACCTGCTGGGAGGCGGTGTTGTCGGCGGGGGTGCGCAGCTCGATGCGTTCGAAGCCCTGGTCGCGGAAGAGCCATTCGGCTATGGCGAGCACGGATTCGGTGGCGTACCCCTCGCCGCGGGCCCAGGGGGCGGTGATGTAGCGGACCTCGGTGGAGCGGGTACGCCAGTCGGTGTTGAGGAGGCGGACGCTGCCGACGAGCCGCTGGGTGAGGAACTCGGTGACGGCGAGGGCGATGCCGTGGCCCGCGGTGCGCTCCGCGGGAGCGATTCTGCGGACCCAGCGTTCGGCGTCGACCTGGGTGTACGGGGTGGGCCCGTCCATCCACGCGGTGACCGCCTCGTCGTTCATCATCTCGATGTGCGCGGGGATGTCGGCCATCTCGAAGGGGCGCATCACCAACCTGTCCGTGCTGATGGAGATGGACGGAAAGGTGGTAGTCATGCGCAGCTCCATGCCGAAGACCGGGTAAAAGCACAGCATGCAGCATCGGGTGCGTGGTGTGCATGGGCGGGGCCGCACGACGGAGCCCCGCGCCTTCCGGGCGGAAGGTGCGGGGCTCCGTCGGCAAGTGCCGGGCGGGTGTCAGGACTTGGCGGGGGTGCCGAAGGCCGGGACGATCGAGCCCTGGTAGGTGTCCTCGATGAACTTCTTGACCTCGTCGGAGTTGAGGAGTTCCGCGAGCTTCTCGACGCGCGGGTCCTTCTCGTTGCCGTCCTTGACCGCCAGGAAGTTGGCGTACGGGTTGCCCTCGGCCTTCTCCAGGGCGAGGGAGTCCTTGCCGGGCTTGAGATCGGCCTCGATGGCGTAGTTGCCGTTGATGACGGCGGCGTCCACGTCGTCCAGGGCGCGGGGCACGGTGGCGGCCTCCAGCTCCTTGAACTCCAGGCCCTTCTTGTCGGTGATGTCACTCAGCTTGGCGCTGGTGCCCACGCCGTCCTTGAGGGTGATCAGGCCGTTCTCGGCGAGCAGCTGGAGGGCTCGGCCGCCGTTGGTGGTGTCGTTGGGGACGGCGATGGTCTGGCCGCCCTTGATGTCCTTGAGGTCCTTGACCGTCTTGGAGTAGAGGCCCAGCGGCTCCAGGTGGACGTCGACCACGGGCACGATGGTGGTCTTCTGCTTCGCGTTGAAGTCGTCCAGGTAGGGCTTGTGCTGGAAGAAGTTGGCGTCGACCTGGCCGTTCTGGGTGGCGGTGTTCGGCAGGACGTAGTCCGTGAACTCCTTGACCTCCAGGTTGAGGCCCGCCTTCTTCGCCAGGTTCTTCTTGACGAAGTTCAGGATGTCGGCGTGCGGCGTCGGGGACGCGGCGACGACCAGGGCCTTGGAGGTGTCGGCGTTCGCGCCGGTCTCGCTCTTGGCGGCCGGGTCGGAGTCCGTACCGCAGGCGCTCAGGCCCAGGGCGAGGGCGGCGGCGGACGCGACGGCAGCGGTGATCTTGATGTTCTTGCGCACGAAGAGTGCCTCTTTCTTGTGGTGGTGCGCCCGGACAAGGAGTTCGGGCTCGGTGGGACAGAAGGTTCTGGGGGCGGCCGGGCTCAGGAGGCGGTGCGGCCGCGGCGGGCCAGCAGCCGGACGGTGAGGTCGCCGATCAGCTGGATCACGGTGACGATGACGATCAGCAGCGCGACGGTGATCAGCATGAACTGGTTGTCGAAGCGCTGGAATCCGTAGGTGACGGCCTTGGAGCCGAGCCCTTCGCCGCCGACGGCGCCGGCCATCGCGGAGTAGCCGATGAGCACGATGAGGGTGGTGGTGACACCCGAGACGAGCGAGGGAAGGGCCTGCGGGAGGAGCACCTTGCGGACGATCGTGGGGATGGATCCGCCCATCGACTGCACCGCTTCGACGAGCCCGTGGTCGACCTCCCGGATCGCCGTCTCGACGAGCCGGGCGAAGAACGGGATGGCTCCGACGGCGAGCGGCACGATCATCGCGGTGGGACCGATGAAGGTGCCGACGACCCAGGTGGTGAAGGGGATGAGGGCGATCAGCAGGATGATGAACGGCAGGGAGCGGCCGATGTTCACGATCACGCCGATGACCTTGTTCACCACGGTGTTCCGCAGCAGTCCGCCCTTGTCGGTGAGGACCAGCAGCACGCCGAGCGGCAGGCCGCCGGCGACGGTGACGAGTGCGGACCACAGCACCATGTAGAGGGTGTCGACGGTGCCCTGGGCCAGCAGGGGCTGCATTTCGGACCAGGTCACTTGACGACCTCCTTGGTGAGCGCGGCGGACGTGAGCCCCGGTACGGCGGTGTCGGCGGTCCCGTCGACCACGGCGGAGGGCTTCGAGCCGGTCGCGTCCTCGACGACTTCGGCCTTGAGGCCCTGCTCGCGCAGGAAGCCGATGGGCACGACGTTCTCCTCGAAGCGGCCGGGCAGCTCGATGCGCATCCGGCCGATCTGCTTGCCGCCGACGGTGTCCATCGCGGCGCCGAGGATCGAGATGTCGATGTTGTACGTGCGGGAGAGCTGGGAGATGACCGGCTGGGAGGCCGACTCCCCCTGGAAGGTGACGTCGACGACCGTGCGGTCCGGGCCGGACGCGGTTCCGCCGACCGGGAACAGCTCGTGGGCCAGTTCGGAGCCGGGGGTGGCGAGGAGTTCGCCGACCGTCCCGGACTCGACGATCCGGCCGCGCCGCATGAGCGCCGCGGAGTCGCAGATGGTCTTGACGACGTCCATCTCGTGGGTGATGAGCAGGACGGTCAGGCCGAGCTGCTGGTTGAGGTCGCGCAGCAGCTGGAGGATGGAACGGGTGGTCTCGGGGTCGAGCGCGGAGGTCGCCTCGTCCGAGAGCAGCACCTGGGGGTCGCCCGCCAGGGCGCGGGCTATGCCCACACGCTGTTTCTGACCGCCGGAGAGCTGGCCCGGGTAGGACTTCGCCTTCTCGGCGAGGCCCACCAGGTCGAGGAGGTCCTTGGCCTTGCGGGTGCGTTCCTGGCCCGAGACGCCGAGGATCTCCAGCGGCAGCTCCACGTTGTCCAGGACGGTGCGGGAGTCCAGCAGGTTGAAGTGCTGGAAGACCATGCCGATGCGGGTGCGCGCTCGGCGCAGCTCGGCGCTCGCCCGCCGGCCTCGGCCGGCGAGGGCGGTGAGGTCCTGGCCCGCCACCGTCACGGTGCCGGAGGTGGGGCGTTCCAGGAGGTTGACGCAGCGGATCAGGGAGGATTTTCCGGCGCCGCTCTGTCCGATGACGCCGTACACCTCGCCTTCGCGGACGTGCAGGTCGACGCCGTCGAGTGCGGTGACCTCACGGTCGCGCGACTGGTAGACCTTCGTGAGGCCCGTCGTGGTGATCACAGGGGTTTCCGTCACTGTCGAGTGCGCGGCGCGGTGTCCGCCGGGCACGGGGCATTCGTCTGAAGAGACTGTCCGGGCCGGTGGGCCGGGGTCTCGGCATGGCTGTACGCGGCGGTCGGCCGGGGGGCAGCGCATGCACGGGCGCGCTACGTTCCGCGGGGTGCGGACGGCGCAGGCTCGGTCTCGCTTCGGGGCGCGAGGCTCAGGCGGGGGCCCTCAGAAGGCGCGCATTCGACACATACAACGAGCACCGGGCGTGCTGATCGCCTCGGTCGCAAGGGTGCGGCTGCTCGTCGTGGTCATGGGCCAAGTAAAACAGACGTGAGGTCTCCGCGATCCCGACTGTCCGCATAGCGGACAGTGCTGGATGGTCGGACGCCTATCTTCCGATTGCGTCGGCCGTACCCCGGCACACGGCTGTGACCTGCGGTGACGGGCTGTTCGCGGGTGTGACCCCGGGGCCGGGCGGGCGCCCGGCAAGCGGAATCCTCTCCGCCGGTTGTGGCCAAGGCCACGATGCGCGCCCCGGGCCGGTGGCCGCCGCCCCGGTGGCCGGGGCCGCACGCGGCGGGGCGTTCCGTCCGTAATACCCTCGACTCATGCTTGACGCCCTGACGGTCGCGGTCGCCGTGGCCGCGCTCGCCCTCGCCGCCTGGTGCGGACACGCCGCCTACCGGGACCAGCCGACGAAGGACTGGCATTTCATCGGGATGGCGGTCGTCTCCGTGCTGGCGCTGGCCCAGCTGGTCGTGGGCGTCGTACAGCTGGCGCGCGGGGAGCGGCCGGAGCAGGGGATGGCGGTGTTCCTCGCCTATCTGATCGGTTCGTTCGCCGCCGTGCCCGCGGCCGGATTCCTGTCGCTGACCGAGCGGACCCGCTGGGGTTCGGTCACGGTGGCGGCGGGCGCGGTCGTGCTGGCGGTTCTGGAGGTCCGGCTCTATGACATCTGGGGAAACTGACGTGAGCGACACCGACCGCCCCGAGGTGGCCACGGCCCCGAAGCCGGCCTTCGAGCTGGGCACCGGTCCCGGCCGGGTCCTGGTCTGGTTCTACGGGGTGTTCACGGTCGCGGCGGCCTCGCGCACGATCGTCGAGATGGCCCGGGGCTTCGACCGGGCGCCGCTGGCGTACACGCTGTCGGCCGTCGCGGCCCTGGTGTACGGCTTCATCACGTACTCGCTGGTGCGCGGCGGGGAGAAGGCCCGCCGGGCGGCCCTGGTGTGCTGCGCGGCGGAGCTGCTCGGCGTGCTGGTCGTGGGTGCGTGGACGCTGGTCGAGCCGGCCGCCTTCCCGGACTCGACGGTCTGGTCGGACTTCGGGATGGGCTACCTCTTCATCCCGGTGATCCTGCCGGTCACGGGGATGATCTGGCTGCGCCGCGCGAGGACGGTGGCGGTCTGAGGGCCTGACCTCATACCGCCGACGCCGTTCTTGGGGTTACGGCCCCGCCGCGCGCGGCGCACGGTCAGGCGCTGGCCACGTAGTCGCGGTCGGCCGCGTCCTTCTCCAGCAGGACCATCCGGACGCCGTCGGCTCCGGTGACGGCCCCGACCCGGGCGTATCCGGCCCGTCGGTAGAGGCGCAGATTGCCCTCGCTGCGGTGTCCGCTGTGCAGCCGGAACCGGGTGGCCGCCCGCTCGGCGGAGAGTGCCGACTCGGCGGCGAGCAGCAGCCGGGCTCCGAGGCCGTGGCCCTGGAGCCGGGGGTGGACGCAGAGCTTGCCGATGATGCCGGTGCCGTCCGGGTCGGTGACCCCTCTGACCGAGCCGACGACCTCGTCCCCGAGCCGGGCCACGAACACCAGGTCGTCGGCGACCTCGGCACGCAGCGATTCGAGGGTCTGGACGAGCGGGTCGATCCGGTAGTTGTCGTACAGCTCCGCCTCGCGCTGGAAGCAGAGGTACTGAAGTCTGAAGATCTGCTCGACGTCCTGTGCCGTCGCCGCCGAGATGGTCACGCTCATGCCCATGTGTGCACGCCTCCCGCTCACCTGTTCGCCGGTTGCCTACCGCTCCTTTCCCGCACGGAAGGAGCGACAACCTCCGCAGCCAGCATTCTGCGCAGACATCCAAGGCAACGGGAACGGATCGGGCCCAAGCTCCCCTGTGACATACCCAACTCCCCTGCGATTTCCCGGTAGGTCGGGTCGCTGGGGGCGAACATCGCCTCCAGCAGCCGGGGGCAGCGGCCGGGCAGCCGGGCCATCGCGGAGCGCAACGCCCGGCGTTCGGCGGCCCCGAGCGCGGCGCGTTCCGGGCAGTCGGCCGGTCCGGCGGCGGGTTCCGTTCCCGCGTACGGGCGTTCCCGCCGGGCCGCGCGGCGTCCGCGGCGGGCCTCGCCCCGTACGGTGTCGCGCACCCAGCGGGCCGCGTCCGCGGGTGGTCCGGCGGCGGCCGGGCGCTCCAGCAGCCGCACCCAGACGCTCTGTTCGAGGTCGGCTGGGTCGAGCCCGGCGGCCGGGGCCTCGGCCCTCGCCTCCGCACGCACCAGGGGTTGTAAGGCACGGACGACGAGGGCGGTGGAAGCGGCCGGGCCGAGGTCGTGGTCGAGAGGCGTCATGTACCGGCGGACGTGCTGGTGACGGCCGCAGGTTGCCCCGGCGGCGCGGCACCACCCGACCGGGGCATACGGGGGCGGGCGGCTGACGGCGCTCCCCCGGTACGAGAGGCACGCCCCCGGTACGAGAGGCACGCCCCCGGTACGAGAAGTGCGCCGCGGGCGCGAGAGATGCGCCGTAGGTGC is a window from the Streptomyces sp. MMBL 11-1 genome containing:
- the cbiE gene encoding precorrin-6y C5,15-methyltransferase (decarboxylating) subunit CbiE; the encoded protein is MADRVTVIGWDGSPLTRAATAALSAATLVAGAAHHLALPEVPPHAERIRLGSVDLAARRIAGHRGSAVVLADGDPGFFGVVRTLRAREHGLEVEVVPAVSAVATAFARAGMPWDDAQVVVAHPRTLRRAVNVCRAHHKVAVLTSPGAGPAELALLLDGVHRTFVICEEVGTTRERVTVLTSDKAADHAWRDPNVVIVIGGGPETTAAGAWIAGRQPAYPQGIRGWALPAEAYRAAGAERMQESGEGEFPGLRAAQLARLGPRTGDLLWDIGSGSGALAVEAARFGAAVLAVDDDPAACARTEAAARAFGVPVQVVRGRAPHVLERLPEPDVVRIGGGGAPVATAVADRRPERIVTHASTRDEAEALGGALSGNGYTVECALLQSVDLDTTAWTERERSVVFLLSGRRSDLAP
- a CDS encoding methionine ABC transporter permease, which gives rise to MTWSEMQPLLAQGTVDTLYMVLWSALVTVAGGLPLGVLLVLTDKGGLLRNTVVNKVIGVIVNIGRSLPFIILLIALIPFTTWVVGTFIGPTAMIVPLAVGAIPFFARLVETAIREVDHGLVEAVQSMGGSIPTIVRKVLLPQALPSLVSGVTTTLIVLIGYSAMAGAVGGEGLGSKAVTYGFQRFDNQFMLITVALLIVIVTVIQLIGDLTVRLLARRGRTAS
- a CDS encoding MetQ/NlpA family ABC transporter substrate-binding protein, coding for MRKNIKITAAVASAAALALGLSACGTDSDPAAKSETGANADTSKALVVAASPTPHADILNFVKKNLAKKAGLNLEVKEFTDYVLPNTATQNGQVDANFFQHKPYLDDFNAKQKTTIVPVVDVHLEPLGLYSKTVKDLKDIKGGQTIAVPNDTTNGGRALQLLAENGLITLKDGVGTSAKLSDITDKKGLEFKELEAATVPRALDDVDAAVINGNYAIEADLKPGKDSLALEKAEGNPYANFLAVKDGNEKDPRVEKLAELLNSDEVKKFIEDTYQGSIVPAFGTPAKS
- a CDS encoding GNAT family N-acetyltransferase, with product MLCFYPVFGMELRMTTTFPSISISTDRLVMRPFEMADIPAHIEMMNDEAVTAWMDGPTPYTQVDAERWVRRIAPAERTAGHGIALAVTEFLTQRLVGSVRLLNTDWRTRSTEVRYITAPWARGEGYATESVLAIAEWLFRDQGFERIELRTPADNTASQQVAQKLGCISEGVLRNARIARTRTENGTDGGWTDIRTDLIVWGLLPEDLEGVAEQLADAGDYGTYNNWK
- the cobT gene encoding nicotinate-nucleotide--dimethylbenzimidazole phosphoribosyltransferase — protein: MTDTGQIPGEGLPENAGMVEQPGVPAPEAYTFLDPSEHTPEDDDLLLMPTSQGAWSDPQATPAPAQGAPAAQTAVAQPAAPEHGVQQPQQPQQAPAPQGQAAPAAATHSTHESGGRDSGSVDLNGVRMAAPAPAGAHAAPARRPLHRGPASAEAPTYGGTQGGVVRSLADRGPAGATRTAAPARHAGPPTAGPENVEVPAEDPSALPGPQLGEIPPQAGAPWGAQPPQPEPEQAVAEQAPAEPEPAEPVPAETAQQPEQVQPVEAEQPVVEQAVAEAVVAEQSEGEAVVEAGEPVQPAEPVAVPAPTAVSVTPAAEPVQPAAGAQPEPVPQAVPAETVVPEPAAVEMPPAGPVVIPEPEAAQPEAQAEAQAEAPAQAPADEVAAPVTPEPVEAQHGAAVAQEPEAPAVPVEAATPGPEAVTPEPQAPAQDTPVVEPVVQPEPVVEPEPVVGPEQERPVEPAPEPVPATPVTESPAAVAAPEAVVPAPEAVAPQAVAAEPVAEPLVPEPVQPEPVAAEPVESAEPVAPVEPVAPVESAEPETEGAEAQEPTAQQLPVTGQDATPAPAAEPAVEPAGATATEAADLAAPDAEDGTGPEVIETPELPEPDQQAPAADQQEPTGAPQPTEASHPAEAPRRDEAAQRPESPADPAEPAETAEQAEPLTPPAPGYDDAEREAVLRVMRERRDIRNGFRGDPIPHEVLLRVLEAAHTAPSVGHSQPWDFVVIRSAETRRSMHELAQSQRDAYAKSLPKGRAKQFKELKIEAILDTPVNIVVTADPTRGGRHTLGRHTQPQMAPYSSALAVENLWLAARAEGLGVGWVSFFDEREMVRALGLPEHLEVVAYLCVGYVDEFPEEPELMQAGWSKRRPLSWVVHEETYGRRALPGAEPHDLLQETISAIRPLDAKALGEAWERQKRMTKPAGALGMLEIISAQLSGLSRMCPPPIPEPAAVAIFAGDHGVHAQGVTAWPQEVTAQMVANFLGGGAVCNAFAAQVGAEVCVVDVGVASDLPATPGLLPRKVRAGTADFTTGPALSREEVLAAIEVGIETARDLVAAGNKALLTGEMGIANTTASAALICVYTGIDASEVTGRGTGINDEMHARKVDVVRRALDLHQPDPADPIGVLAAVGGLEHAAMAGFLLGGASLRTPVILDGVSAGAAALVARAIAPEALAACIAGHRSAEPGHVAALNKLGLRPLVDLDLRLGEGTGALLALPIVQSAARAMHEVATFDSAGVTEK
- the cobA gene encoding uroporphyrinogen-III C-methyltransferase; translation: MAEHADHAEHAGHADRVDHPAYPVGLRLHGRRVVVVGGGQVAQRRLPQLIATGAVITLVSPSATPSVEAMADAGEIRWERRRYQDGDLADTWYALIASSDTTANDAASAEAERTRTWCVRADDAEAATAWTPATGRSENVTVAVLTTTSQGRDPRHSAAIRDAIVEGLRDGTLAAPHHRTRAPGVALVGGGPGDPDLITVRGRRLLAEADVVIADRLGPRDLLDELPPHVEVIDAAKIPYGRFMAQEAINQAIIEHAKAGKSVVRLKGGDPFVFGRGMEEAQALAAEGIPCTVVPGISSTISVPGAAGIPVTHRGVAHEFTVVSGHVAPEDPRSLVDWEAIARLRGTLVLLMAVDKIGAIAAALIAHGKDPATPVALVQEGTTAAQRRVDATLADVGERAVAEDVRPPAVIVIGEVVAVGPHSAPGTGQDRQDDQA